One region of Sphingomonas abietis genomic DNA includes:
- a CDS encoding sugar dehydrogenase complex small subunit, protein MQLTGVRHWRPLASLKRRDLLLGIGTTAFLAGSGIGVEALLADPGSGAPPAAFLETSRFVTGSALSDEAAIARAWSQLVALDAGFPQAVGRLNAAVHGAGLRNMAEYMASPLAKDADLFKTATTIVSAFYLGYTGTFVDHSVKDDTGFVTFAGALMWRPTIDATVIPTYSRGGTDFWIDPPEGTPTPKGAASVSQWQGSTPASHSPQKA, encoded by the coding sequence ATGCAATTGACCGGCGTCCGCCATTGGCGGCCCCTCGCGTCGTTGAAACGACGCGATCTCCTCCTCGGAATCGGCACGACTGCGTTCCTCGCAGGCAGCGGTATCGGGGTGGAAGCCCTGCTGGCCGATCCCGGTTCCGGCGCGCCGCCCGCCGCTTTCCTCGAAACGAGCCGTTTCGTCACCGGGTCGGCGCTGTCCGACGAGGCGGCGATCGCACGGGCATGGTCCCAGCTGGTGGCGCTCGATGCGGGCTTCCCGCAGGCGGTCGGCAGGCTGAACGCGGCCGTCCACGGCGCCGGGTTGAGGAACATGGCGGAATATATGGCCTCGCCGCTCGCCAAGGATGCCGACCTGTTCAAGACCGCGACGACGATCGTCTCGGCCTTCTATCTGGGCTATACCGGCACCTTCGTCGATCACTCGGTCAAGGACGATACCGGCTTCGTCACCTTCGCCGGTGCGCTGATGTGGCGCCCGACGATCGATGCCACGGTCATCCCCACTTATTCCCGCGGCGGAACCGATTTCTGGATCGATCCGCCGGAAGGCACGCCGACGCCGAAGGGCGCTGCCAGCGTTTCCCAGTGGCAGGGCTCAACGCCTGCCTCCCATTCCCCGCAGAAGGCATAA
- a CDS encoding GMC family oxidoreductase: protein MAETYDADVIVVGSGALGSNAAYELAKAGKSVIILEAGLRIPRWKIVQNTRNSSRRSDFNAPYPDLPWAHTSYDNDYLENTGSFNFRPGMLKLVGGTTWHWAAAAWRYLPTDMKLKSTYGVGRDWPISYDDLEPFYQRAEEALGVVGVDAQDQSGQNGPASPPRSKPYPLPAEGKTYMFQRLEARLSPLGFHFVHEPNARVTKPYDGRPACAGNNNCMPACPIGAMYSGIFHADHAEKAGAKLLTDATAYKLEKGEGGKIAAVHYRTSKGEDVRLTSRYVIVAAHGLETPKLLLISDVANSSDQVGRNLMDHSGIGMQFLADEPVWPGRGAVQQGGIFNRRDGEHRRDYAAVKHSIANNVANPAVAARLIKQGVLGPELDRRIREDASHWVDFSTTFEMLPHATNRVQAHSTKRDALGIPTLTVHYDVDDYVKAARPIAEADFHTFVKGMNGTLVEISEGFQNRDHLMGTVIMGSDPKDSVVDGDCRTHDHPNLFLATTGVIPASGVINPTLTGVALAIRMADIIAKEV, encoded by the coding sequence ATGGCCGAGACTTATGATGCGGATGTGATCGTCGTCGGTTCCGGCGCGCTCGGGTCCAACGCCGCCTACGAACTGGCGAAGGCCGGGAAATCGGTCATCATCCTGGAGGCGGGCCTCCGCATCCCGCGCTGGAAAATCGTGCAGAACACGCGCAATTCCTCGCGTCGCAGCGATTTTAACGCGCCCTATCCAGATCTGCCCTGGGCACACACCTCCTACGATAATGATTATCTGGAGAATACCGGCTCGTTCAATTTCCGCCCCGGCATGCTCAAGTTGGTGGGCGGCACGACCTGGCACTGGGCGGCGGCGGCATGGCGCTATCTGCCCACCGACATGAAGCTCAAATCGACCTACGGCGTCGGCCGCGACTGGCCGATCAGCTATGACGATCTCGAACCCTTCTACCAGCGTGCCGAAGAGGCGCTGGGCGTCGTCGGCGTCGACGCGCAGGATCAGAGCGGCCAGAACGGCCCGGCCTCGCCGCCGCGCTCCAAGCCCTATCCGCTGCCCGCGGAGGGCAAGACCTACATGTTCCAGCGGCTGGAGGCCCGGCTGTCGCCGCTCGGCTTCCATTTCGTGCATGAACCCAACGCCCGCGTCACCAAGCCCTATGACGGCCGCCCGGCCTGCGCCGGCAACAATAATTGCATGCCGGCCTGCCCGATCGGCGCGATGTATTCCGGCATCTTCCACGCCGATCATGCCGAAAAGGCCGGCGCCAAGCTGCTGACCGATGCGACCGCCTACAAGCTGGAGAAGGGCGAGGGCGGCAAGATCGCCGCGGTCCACTACCGCACCTCCAAGGGCGAGGACGTCCGGCTGACCTCGCGCTACGTGATCGTCGCCGCGCACGGGCTGGAGACCCCCAAGCTGTTGCTGATCTCGGACGTCGCCAATTCGTCCGACCAGGTCGGCCGCAACCTGATGGATCATAGCGGCATCGGCATGCAGTTCCTCGCCGACGAGCCCGTCTGGCCGGGGCGCGGCGCGGTTCAGCAGGGCGGCATCTTCAATCGCCGCGATGGCGAGCATCGCCGTGACTATGCCGCGGTGAAGCACTCGATCGCCAACAATGTGGCGAACCCGGCCGTCGCTGCCCGGCTGATCAAGCAGGGCGTGCTCGGCCCCGAGCTGGACCGCCGCATCCGTGAGGACGCTTCGCACTGGGTCGATTTCTCGACCACCTTCGAAATGCTGCCCCATGCGACCAACCGCGTGCAGGCGCACAGCACCAAGCGCGATGCGCTCGGCATCCCGACGCTGACCGTCCATTACGACGTCGACGATTATGTGAAGGCCGCGCGCCCGATCGCGGAGGCCGATTTCCATACCTTCGTGAAGGGGATGAACGGCACGCTGGTCGAGATCAGCGAAGGCTTCCAGAACCGCGACCATCTGATGGGCACCGTCATCATGGGCTCGGACCCGAAGGATTCGGTGGTGGACGGCGACTGCCGCACCCATGACCATCCCAACCTGTTCCTGGCCACCACCGGCGTGATCCCCGCGTCCGGCGTCATCAATCCCACGCTGACCGGCGTCGCACTGGCGATCCGCATGGCCGACATCATCGCGAAGGAGGTCTGA
- a CDS encoding cytochrome c produces the protein MRILLAAAAAVSATLFSTPPLLAQTAAPSGDAGLVARGAYLAKAADCAACHRAELADGKPYVGGYAIASPMGNIIAPNITPSKTAGIGQWSFADFDRAMRKGERPDGGKLYPAMPYTDYQGISDADMHALYAYFMQGVQPVDTVTPKTHLPFPFNLRVIMAPWNWLFRSNKPFTAASGLDPQAQRGQYLVETLGHCGSCHTPRNLLMAEESAKALSGADVAGWHAPNITSDPISGVGGWSQPEIVDYLRNGHVTGKGVAAGGMGEAVENSLRYLTQPDLAAIAAYLKASKPVRDPAETKPAFAWTQVRPVPLSAYETGDSHDQAALAKSDTTDGALLYANGCASCHGLDGKGTKDGFYPPLLGSSTTGAANPANLVMTILNGVDREGADSHSFMPRFATQMNDDQVAAVANHVLATFGRPDRKVTAAMVADARHGGGKPLLLTLMPWLFGLGALVLVAIAYLGLRRPRRRQVA, from the coding sequence ATGCGTATCCTCCTCGCCGCTGCCGCCGCCGTATCGGCGACCCTGTTCTCGACTCCCCCGCTTCTGGCACAGACCGCAGCCCCCTCGGGCGATGCCGGGCTCGTCGCGCGCGGCGCCTATCTCGCCAAGGCGGCGGATTGCGCCGCCTGCCATCGCGCCGAGCTGGCCGACGGCAAGCCCTATGTCGGCGGCTATGCCATCGCCTCGCCGATGGGCAACATCATCGCGCCGAACATCACGCCGTCGAAGACCGCCGGCATCGGCCAGTGGAGCTTCGCCGATTTCGATCGCGCGATGCGCAAGGGCGAGCGGCCGGATGGCGGCAAGCTCTATCCGGCGATGCCCTACACCGATTATCAGGGCATCAGCGATGCCGACATGCACGCGCTCTACGCCTATTTCATGCAGGGCGTGCAGCCGGTCGATACCGTCACGCCGAAGACGCATCTGCCCTTTCCGTTCAACCTGCGCGTGATCATGGCACCGTGGAACTGGCTGTTCCGATCCAACAAGCCGTTCACCGCGGCCAGCGGGCTCGATCCACAGGCGCAGCGTGGCCAGTATCTGGTCGAGACGCTGGGCCATTGCGGCTCCTGCCATACGCCGCGCAACCTGCTGATGGCCGAGGAAAGCGCGAAGGCGCTGTCCGGCGCGGATGTCGCCGGCTGGCATGCGCCGAACATCACCTCCGATCCGATCAGCGGCGTCGGCGGCTGGAGCCAGCCCGAGATCGTCGATTATCTCCGCAACGGCCATGTCACGGGCAAGGGTGTTGCGGCGGGCGGCATGGGCGAGGCGGTCGAGAATTCGCTGCGCTATCTGACCCAGCCCGATCTGGCCGCGATCGCGGCCTATCTCAAGGCGTCGAAGCCGGTGCGCGATCCGGCCGAGACCAAGCCGGCCTTCGCCTGGACGCAGGTCCGCCCGGTGCCGCTGTCCGCCTATGAGACCGGCGACAGCCACGATCAGGCGGCGCTGGCCAAGAGCGACACCACGGATGGTGCGCTACTCTATGCGAATGGCTGCGCGTCCTGCCACGGGCTGGACGGCAAGGGCACGAAGGACGGCTTCTACCCGCCGTTGCTCGGCAGCAGCACGACCGGGGCGGCCAATCCCGCCAATCTGGTGATGACGATCCTCAACGGCGTCGATCGCGAAGGCGCGGACAGCCATTCCTTCATGCCGCGTTTCGCTACCCAGATGAACGACGATCAGGTCGCGGCGGTGGCCAACCATGTCCTCGCCACTTTCGGGCGGCCGGATCGCAAGGTGACGGCGGCGATGGTGGCGGACGCGCGCCATGGTGGCGGCAAGCCGCTGCTGCTCACGCTGATGCCGTGGCTGTTCGGCCTGGGGGCGCTGGTGCTGGTGGCGATCGCCTATCTCGGCCTGCGCCGGCCCCGTCGCCGCCAGGTCGCCTGA
- a CDS encoding fatty acid desaturase family protein: MDTPFIPAAAAPVAAAPRPARTGAAEDVAMLRASALLTRDLIAPRPLVYWGDLLASAVIGYGLFAVAVTASSVAVAIVAGILSVLALYRALLFIHEVSHIKHSTLPGFRLGWNLIAGIPLLTPSFMYEGVHNLHHVKTRYGTVADPEYLPLARMKPWSLPVFILISLLAPIGLLIRFAILSPLSWLIPPLRRVVIERYSSLSINPAFRRRLPDAEQRRLFTWLDAATSAWSLAVVAMVATGIIPLRGLLIALGIGSAVALLNQVRTLVAHLWDNEGEQMSVTAQYLDSVNVPPPGLLPALWAPVGLRYHALHHLLPSLPYHALGEAHRRIAAELGETSSYHKTNYGGALELMVRIGRSTMGRR, translated from the coding sequence ATGGATACGCCCTTTATCCCTGCCGCTGCCGCCCCCGTCGCGGCTGCCCCCCGCCCCGCCAGAACGGGCGCTGCCGAGGATGTCGCGATGTTGCGGGCATCGGCGCTGCTCACCCGCGATCTGATCGCGCCCCGGCCGCTGGTCTATTGGGGCGACCTGCTCGCCTCGGCGGTGATCGGCTATGGCCTGTTCGCGGTCGCGGTGACGGCCTCGTCGGTCGCCGTGGCGATCGTCGCCGGCATCCTGTCGGTGCTGGCGCTGTACCGCGCGCTGCTGTTCATCCACGAGGTGAGCCACATCAAGCATTCGACGCTGCCCGGCTTCCGGCTGGGCTGGAACCTGATCGCCGGGATCCCGCTGCTGACGCCTTCCTTCATGTATGAAGGCGTCCACAATCTCCATCACGTCAAGACGCGCTACGGCACGGTGGCCGATCCCGAATATCTGCCGCTGGCGCGGATGAAGCCCTGGTCGTTGCCGGTGTTCATCCTGATCTCGCTGCTGGCGCCGATCGGGCTGCTGATCCGGTTCGCGATCCTCTCCCCCTTGTCGTGGCTGATCCCGCCGCTGCGCCGCGTGGTGATCGAGCGCTATTCGTCGCTGTCGATCAATCCTGCCTTCCGCCGCCGGCTGCCCGATGCCGAGCAGCGCCGGCTGTTCACCTGGCTGGATGCCGCGACGTCGGCATGGAGCCTGGCGGTGGTGGCGATGGTGGCGACCGGCATCATCCCGCTGCGCGGCCTGCTGATCGCGCTGGGCATCGGGTCGGCGGTGGCGCTGCTCAACCAGGTCCGCACATTGGTCGCGCATCTGTGGGACAATGAGGGCGAGCAGATGAGCGTCACCGCGCAATATCTGGATTCGGTCAACGTCCCGCCGCCGGGGCTGTTGCCGGCCTTGTGGGCGCCGGTCGGCCTGCGTTACCACGCGCTGCACCATCTGCTGCCGTCGCTGCCTTATCATGCGCTCGGCGAAGCCCATCGCCGCATCGCGGCGGAACTGGGTGAGACATCCTCCTATCACAAGACCAATTATGGCGGCGCGCTGGAGCTGATGGTCCGCATCGGCCGGAGCACGATGGGGCGCCGCTGA
- the metE gene encoding 5-methyltetrahydropteroyltriglutamate--homocysteine S-methyltransferase, which yields MSVLVSNLGFPRIGARRELKTAVEAYWAGKTDKAALLDTARSLRAATWERQAALGLDIMPSGDFSFYDQVLDASVMVGAIPALYRALGTADSLEIYFAMARGLQTGTQDEAGCAHSHGGAAADVPAQEMTKWFDTNYHYMVPEVTPNQSFQLSSTKAVDEFREAKALGHHTRPVILGPVTFLLLAKSKQPGFDPLTLLPAILPVYVDLLRKLQNEGADWVQIDEPALVLDLDDRQRAAFATAYDRFANELTGLKLMLATYFGALGDNLAATLALPVAGLHVDLVRAPEQLDAVLAGAREDLLLSLGVIDGRNIWKADLSALLDRLEPIAKARRKLLIAPSCSLLHTPIDLALETKLDPQVKDWLAFAVQKIEELALLAKALNEGRGAVAYMLAANRASIHARRTSPLTNDPAVRARLATVNIDWTRRAAPFAERIRQQQAILALPPLPTTTIGSFPQTAEVRKARAAFGKGELDEAGYTRFLREETERAIRWQEEIGIDVLVHGEFERNDMVQYFGEQLAGFAFTKAAWVQSYGSRCVRPPIIYGDVARPTPITVDWWAYAQSLTDRPMKGMLTGPVTILQWSFVRDDQPRSQTCRQIALAIRDEVVDLEAAGARIIQIDEAALREGLPLRRAEWAHYLDWAVECFRITASGVASQTQIHTHMCYSEFNDIIAAIGAMDADVISIETARSKMELLEAFATYAYPNEIGPGVYDIHSPRIPAAAEMEELLIKAGQRLAAGQLWVNPDCGLKTRKWEDVKPALVNMVEAARAARAALA from the coding sequence ATGTCCGTTCTCGTTTCCAATCTCGGCTTTCCGCGCATCGGCGCCCGCCGTGAACTGAAGACCGCCGTCGAGGCCTATTGGGCCGGCAAGACCGACAAGGCCGCCCTGCTCGATACCGCGCGCAGCCTGCGCGCCGCCACCTGGGAGCGACAGGCGGCGCTCGGCCTCGACATCATGCCCTCCGGCGATTTCTCCTTCTACGATCAGGTGCTGGATGCCAGCGTGATGGTCGGCGCGATCCCCGCCCTCTATCGCGCGCTGGGCACCGCGGATTCGCTGGAAATCTATTTCGCGATGGCCCGCGGCCTCCAGACCGGGACGCAGGACGAGGCAGGCTGCGCCCATAGCCATGGTGGCGCCGCCGCCGACGTTCCCGCGCAGGAAATGACCAAGTGGTTCGACACCAACTATCACTACATGGTGCCGGAGGTGACGCCGAACCAGTCGTTCCAGCTCAGCTCGACCAAGGCGGTCGACGAGTTCCGGGAGGCCAAGGCGCTCGGCCATCACACCCGCCCCGTGATCCTTGGCCCGGTCACCTTCCTGCTGCTCGCCAAGTCCAAGCAGCCGGGCTTCGATCCGCTGACGCTGCTGCCGGCGATCCTGCCCGTCTATGTCGATCTGCTCCGCAAGCTGCAGAATGAAGGCGCCGACTGGGTGCAGATCGACGAGCCGGCGCTCGTCCTCGATCTCGACGATCGCCAGCGCGCGGCCTTTGCCACCGCCTATGATCGCTTCGCCAACGAACTGACCGGCCTCAAGCTGATGCTGGCCACCTATTTCGGCGCGCTCGGCGACAATCTCGCCGCCACGCTGGCCCTGCCGGTCGCCGGCCTGCACGTCGATCTCGTCCGCGCGCCCGAACAGCTGGATGCCGTACTCGCCGGTGCGCGCGAAGACCTGCTGCTGTCATTGGGCGTGATCGATGGCCGCAACATCTGGAAGGCCGACCTCTCCGCCCTGCTCGACCGGCTCGAGCCGATCGCCAAGGCGCGGCGCAAGCTGCTGATCGCGCCCTCCTGCTCGCTGCTCCACACCCCGATCGATCTCGCGCTGGAAACCAAGCTCGATCCGCAGGTGAAGGACTGGCTCGCCTTCGCCGTGCAGAAGATCGAGGAATTGGCGCTGCTCGCCAAGGCGCTGAACGAGGGCCGCGGCGCCGTCGCCTACATGCTGGCCGCCAATCGCGCGTCGATCCACGCACGCCGGACGTCGCCGCTGACCAACGATCCGGCCGTCCGCGCCCGCCTCGCCACGGTCAATATCGACTGGACGCGACGCGCGGCGCCGTTCGCCGAGCGCATCCGCCAGCAGCAGGCGATCCTCGCCCTGCCGCCGCTGCCGACCACCACGATCGGCTCCTTCCCGCAGACCGCCGAGGTGCGGAAGGCCCGCGCCGCTTTTGGCAAGGGCGAGTTGGACGAGGCCGGCTATACGCGCTTCCTGCGCGAGGAAACCGAACGCGCGATCCGCTGGCAGGAGGAGATCGGCATCGACGTGCTCGTCCATGGCGAGTTCGAGCGCAACGACATGGTGCAATATTTCGGCGAGCAGCTGGCCGGCTTCGCCTTCACCAAGGCGGCCTGGGTGCAGAGCTATGGTTCGCGCTGCGTCCGCCCGCCGATCATCTATGGCGATGTCGCGCGCCCCACGCCGATCACGGTCGACTGGTGGGCCTATGCGCAGAGCCTCACCGACCGGCCGATGAAGGGGATGCTCACCGGGCCGGTGACGATCCTGCAATGGTCGTTCGTGCGCGACGACCAGCCGCGCTCGCAGACCTGCCGCCAGATCGCGCTCGCGATCCGCGACGAGGTGGTCGATCTCGAAGCCGCCGGCGCCAGGATCATCCAGATCGACGAGGCGGCGCTTCGCGAAGGCCTGCCGCTGCGCCGCGCCGAATGGGCGCATTATCTCGACTGGGCGGTGGAATGCTTCCGCATCACCGCCTCCGGCGTGGCGTCGCAGACCCAGATCCACACCCATATGTGCTATTCGGAGTTCAACGACATCATTGCCGCCATCGGGGCGATGGATGCGGACGTCATCTCGATCGAGACGGCGCGCTCCAAGATGGAGTTGCTGGAGGCCTTCGCCACCTACGCCTATCCGAACGAGATCGGGCCGGGCGTGTACGACATCCATTCGCCCCGCATTCCGGCGGCGGCGGAGATGGAAGAGCTGCTGATCAAGGCCGGCCAGCGGCTCGCGGCCGGGCAGCTCTGGGTCAATCCCGATTGCGGGCTCAAGACCCGCAAGTGGGAGGATGTGAAGCCGGCGCTCGTCAACATGGTCGAAGCCGCCAGGGCCGCGCGCGCCGCGCTCGCCTGA